The Candidatus Poribacteria bacterium genome includes a window with the following:
- a CDS encoding MBL fold metallo-hydrolase encodes MHPLVELKVPEGSVAVHWFEQSSFALKNPTGTIVQIDPYFPRERPADRFIHTEPPLDESALPTDFVLLTHAHGDHTCPESIRRMWETSNAIQFVGPEESVRQIFAETDVAAANISEVCAGESTTLNGLTVHAVYAKPPDGDASADIAPPDVTHLGYVIVSNGVTLYFSGDPINNFAEHDALISAVAAHKPDIGFLTNHPTEGEFPFYDGCVKMATRIGLKHAVPVHRACFVTRDYDPNEWAAQFPSGGPEPLIIERNSHIIYQ; translated from the coding sequence ATGCATCCACTTGTTGAATTGAAGGTGCCGGAAGGATCCGTTGCTGTTCACTGGTTTGAACAGAGCAGTTTTGCCTTAAAGAATCCAACTGGGACCATTGTCCAAATTGACCCTTATTTTCCGCGGGAACGTCCCGCTGACCGTTTTATTCATACCGAGCCGCCGCTCGATGAATCGGCACTTCCAACTGATTTTGTGCTCTTGACACACGCACATGGAGATCACACCTGCCCAGAATCTATACGTCGGATGTGGGAAACTTCCAATGCGATACAGTTTGTGGGGCCCGAAGAGAGTGTGCGTCAAATTTTCGCTGAAACAGATGTCGCCGCTGCGAACATCTCGGAGGTCTGTGCCGGAGAATCTACGACACTCAACGGTCTCACCGTACATGCCGTCTATGCCAAACCGCCTGACGGCGATGCTTCTGCTGACATAGCACCACCTGATGTGACGCATTTGGGATATGTGATTGTCAGTAATGGCGTAACACTTTACTTCAGCGGCGATCCAATCAATAATTTCGCAGAACACGACGCACTAATTTCAGCAGTGGCAGCACATAAACCGGACATCGGTTTTCTGACGAACCACCCAACTGAGGGTGAATTTCCGTTCTATGATGGGTGCGTCAAAATGGCGACGCGGATCGGACTGAAGCATGCAGTTCCGGTGCATCGTGCCTGTTTCGTTACCCGTGATTATGATCCGAACGAGTGGGCAGCACAGTTTCCGTCAGGCGGTCCCGAACCATTGATTATTGAGAGAAATTCTCATATTATTTATCAATAG